A single window of Salvia splendens isolate huo1 chromosome 6, SspV2, whole genome shotgun sequence DNA harbors:
- the LOC121807995 gene encoding uncharacterized protein LOC121807995 yields the protein MKIRAKNFMRTSMLRRLASCLLRCLSQMNKRKNSCAETRLTLSDSRLSLHSHATMLFKTLCLKLDALSHFHFCPKPVIQDKQMSLLWQWRRLHLWLYLMQLC from the exons ATGAAAATAAGAGCAAAAAACTTTATGAG GACGAGTATGCTCAGAAGACTGGCCTCGTGTCTACTGCGTTGTCTTTCTCAGATGAACAAAAGAAAGAA TAGTTGCGCAGAAACTAGGTTGACGCTATCTGATAGTCGGCTTTCTTTACATTCTCATGCAACTATGCTATTCAAGACTCTCTGCCTGAAGTTGGATGCTCTATCCCATTTCCATTTCTGTCCAAAACCG GTTATTCAAGACAAGCAAATGTCCCTGCTCTGGCAATGGAGGAG GTTGCACCTCTGGCTGTATCTGATGCAGCTATGCTAG
- the LOC121808945 gene encoding uncharacterized protein LOC121808945, with product MVLDGKGKKKSSTTSSISLLFPSTAKHVRSASQIDTDKCTHPCAASIFLKLTSESFNLNANSVAGVIYRRFNWEKRRYLTGFDAQEACYWREEEGVEEEAKIIEKLVFAESFMEEEEERQMKARCCFCGNMKSWWLTPYGGGGDGGGGEGTGSGGGGEGTGTGSGSVILNLILNLI from the exons ATGGTCCTCGATggaaaggggaagaagaagagctCAACCACCAGCTCAATCTCTCTCCTCTTCCCTTCCACCGCGAAGCACGTCCGCAGCGCGTCGCAGATCGACACCGACAAATGCACCCATCCCTGCGCCGCCTCGATTTTCCTGAAACTGACCTCGGAGAGTTTCAATTTGAATGCTAATAGCGTTGCCGGCGTAATTTACCGGCGGTTTAATTGGGAAAAACGCAGGTATCTCACGGGATTCGATGCACAAGAGGCGTGCTACTGGAGGGAAGAAGAAGGCGTGGAGGAAGAAGCGAAA ATAATTGAAAAATTGGTTTTTGCGGAGAGTTTcatggaggaagaagaggagagGCAGATGAAGGCTCGCTGCTGTTTTTGCGGAAACATGAAGAGCTGGTGGTTGACACCATATGGCGGCGGCGGGGATGGTGGCGGAGGAGAGGGGACCGGCTCCGGCGGTGGAGGGGAGGGCACCGGCACCGGCTCCGGCAGTGTAATTTTGAACTTAATTCTTAACTTAATCTGa